Proteins found in one Magnolia sinica isolate HGM2019 chromosome 5, MsV1, whole genome shotgun sequence genomic segment:
- the LOC131247251 gene encoding late embryogenesis abundant protein 1-like: protein MSNSQQMFQSGEARGHAAAKTDQMTQSAKNTANTAQEKASNAAQSAKESAQQGKESTQGFLQQTGEQVMNMAQGAVDSVKSTLGVGESQTKK from the exons ATGTCGAACTCTCAGCAAATGTTCCAATCCGGCGAAGCCCGTGGTCACGCAGCG GCTAAGACGGACCAAATGACGCAGTCGGCTAAGAATACGGCAAATACGGCCCAAGAGAAGGCAAGCAATGCTGCCCAATCTGCTAAGGAGTCTGCCCAGCAGGGAAAGGAGTCTACCCAAGGATTTTTACAGCAG ACTGGGGAGCAAGTGATGAACATGGCCCAAGGTGCTGTGGACAGCGTGAAGAGCACTCTAGGAGTGGGTGAATCCCAGACCAAGAAATGA